In the genome of Sciurus carolinensis chromosome 3, mSciCar1.2, whole genome shotgun sequence, one region contains:
- the Hic1 gene encoding hypermethylated in cancer 1 protein produces MLDTMEAPGHSRQLLLQLNNQRTKGFLCDVIIVVQNALFRAHKNVLAASSAYLKSLVVHDNLLNLDHDMVSPAVFRLVLDFIYTGRLADGAEAAAAAAVAPGTEPSLGAVLAAASYLQIPDLVALCKKRLKRHGKYCHLRGGGSGGGGYAPYGRPGRGLRAATPVIQACYSSPAGPPPPPSSEPPSGPEAAVNTHCAELYASGPGPATALCIPERRCSPLCGLDLSKKSPPGSAASERPLSERELPPRPDSPPSAGPAAYKEPPLTLPPLPPLPFQKLEEAAPPPDPFRGSGGSPGPEPPGRPDGPSLLYRWMKHEPGLGSYGDELGRERGSPGERCEERGGDVATSPGGPPLGLVPPPRYPGSLDGPGAGGDGDDYKSSSEETGSSEDPSPPGGHLEGYPCPHLAYGEPESFGDNLYVCIPCGKGFPSSEQLNAHVEAHVEEEEALYGRAEAAEVAAGAAGLGPPFGGGGDKVAGAPGGLGELLRPYRCASCDKSYKDPATLRQHEKTHWLTRPYPCTICGKKFTQRGTMTRHMRSHLGLKPFACDACGMRFTRQYRLTEHMRIHSGEKPYECQVCGGKFAQQRNLISHMKMHAVGGAAGAASALAGLGGLPGVPGPDGKGKLDFPEGVFAVARLTAEQLSLKQQDKAAAAELLAQTTHFLHDPKVALESLYPLAKFTAELGLSPDKAAEVLSQGAHLAAGPDGRTIDRFSPT; encoded by the coding sequence ATGCTGGACACGATGGAGGCGCCCGGCCACTCGAGGCAGCTGCTCCTGCAGCTCAACAACCAGCGCACCAAGGGCTTCTTGTGCGACGTGATCATCGTGGTGCAGAACGCCCTCTTCCGCGCGCACAAGAACGTGCTGGCGGCCAGCAGCGCCTACCTCAAGTCCCTGGTGGTGCATGACAACCTGCTAAACCTGGACCATGACATGGTGAGCCCGGCAGTATTCCGCCTGGTTCTGGACTTCATTTACACCGGTCGCCTGGCTGACGGTGCAGAGGCGGCGGCGGCCGCTGCCGTAGCCCCAGGGACCGAGCCGAGCCTGGGCGCTGTGCTGGCTGCCGCTAGCTACCTGCAAATCCCTGACCTCGTGGCGCTGTGTAAGAAGCGCCTCAAGCGCCACGGCAAGTACTGCCACCTGCGGGGAGGCGGCAGTGGTGGCGGCGGCTATGCGCCCTACGGGAGGCCGGGACGGGGCCTGAGGGCGGCCACGCCAGTCATCCAGGCCTGCTACTCGTCCCCCGCCGGGCCCCCACCGCCGCCCTCCTCCGAGCCGCCGTCGGGCCCCGAGGCCGCGGTCAACACTCACTGTGCGGAGCTGTACGCTTCGGGCCCGGGCCCAGCCACCGCACTCTGTATACCCGAGCGCCGCTGCTCCCCGCTCTGCGGCCTGGACCTGTCCAAGAAGAGCCCACCGGGCTCTGCGGCTTCTGAGCGGCCGCTGAGTGAACGCGAGCTGCCCCCGCGTCCGGACAGCCCTCCCAGCGCCGGCCCCGCCGCCTACAAGGAGCCACCACTCACcctgccgccgctgccgccgctgccCTTCCAAAAGTTGGAGGAGGCCGCACCGCCTCCGGACCCGTTCCGTGGGAGCGGTGGCAGCCCGGGACCCGAGCCCCCCGGTCGCCCCGACGGGCCCAGCCTCCTCTACCGCTGGATGAAGCACGAGCCGGGCCTGGGTAGCTACGGCGACGAACTGGGTAGGGAGCGCGGTTCCCCAGGCGAGCGCTGCGAGGAGCGCGGCGGGGACGTGGCCACTTCGCCTGGGGGGCCCCCGCTTGGCCTGGTGCCTCCACCCCGATACCCGGGTAGCCTGGACGGGCCCGGCGCGGGCGGTGACGGCGACGACTACAAGAGCAGCAGCGAGGAGACTGGCAGCAGTGAGGATCCCAGCCCACCTGGAGGCCATCTCGAAGGCTACCCATGCCCGCACCTGGCTTATGGAGAGCCAGAAAGCTTTGGTGACAACCTGTACGTGTGCATCCCCTGCGGCAAGGGTTTCCCCAGCTCTGAGCAGCTGAATGCGCACGTGGAGGCTCacgtggaggaggaggaggcgctGTATGGTAGGGCTGAGGCGGCTGAGGTGGCTGCTGGGGCAGCGGGCTTAGGGCCCCCTTTTGGCGGTGGTGGGGACAAGGTCGCTGGGGCTCCCGGTGGCCTGGGAGAGCTACTTCGGCCATATCGATGCGCGTCCTGCGACAAGAGCTACAAGGATCCAGCCACGTTGCGGCAGCACGAGAAGACGCACTGGCTGACCCGGCCCTATCCATGCACCATCTGTGGGAAGAAGTTCACGCAGCGCGGGACCATGACGCGCCACATGCGCAGCCACCTGGGCCTCAAGCCCTTTGCATGCGACGCGTGCGGCATGCGCTTCACACGCCAGTACCGCCTCACAGAGCACATGCGCATCCACTCCGGCGAGAAGCCCTACGAGTGCCAGGTGTGCGGTGGCAAGTTCGCACAGCAACGCAACCTCATCAGCCACATGAAGATGCACGCTGTGGGTGGCGCGGCCGGCGCGGCCAGCGCGCTTGCAGGCCTAGGGGGGCTACCTGGCGTCCCTGGCCCCGACGGCAAGGGCAAGCTCGACTTCCCGGAGGGCGTCTTTGCAGTGGCTCGCCTCACCGCTGAACAGCTGAGCTTGAAGCAGCAGGACAAGGCAGCTGCAGCCGAGCTGCTGGCGCAAACCACGCACTTCCTGCACGACCCCAAGGTGGCGCTCGAGAGCCTCTACCCGCTGGCCAAATTCACCGCGGAGCTGGGCCTTAGCCCAGACAAGGCGGCGGAGGTGCTGAGCCAAGGCGCTCACCTGGCTGCCGGACCCGACGGCAGGACCATCGACCGTTTCTCCCCGACCTAG
- the Ovca2 gene encoding esterase OVCA2, which yields MAERQPLRVLCLAGFRQSERGFREKTGALRKALRGRAELVCLSGPHPVAEVAGPEGVEPDSGPCPPEEQPRGWWFSEEEADVFSALEEPRVCRGLEEALETVAQALNKLGPFDGLLGFSQGAALAALVCALGQTGDLRFPLPRFIILVSGFCPRGLGLKEPILHSTFSLPSLHVFGDTDRVIPSQESIQLASQFPGAITLTHSGGHFIPATACQRQAYLKFLDQFAE from the exons ATGGCTGAGCGGCAACCCCTGCGGGTCTTGTGTCTGGCGGGCTTCCGGCAGAGCGAGCGGGGCTTCCGAGAGAAAACTGGAGCGCTGAGGAAGGCGCTGCGGGGCCGCGCCGAGCTCGTGTGCCTCAGCGGCCCGCACCCGGTCGCCGAGGTGGCGGGCCCCGAGGGCGTGGAGCCAGACTCCG GTCCATGCCCTCCTGAGGAGCAGCCTCGAGGCTGGTGGTTTTCTGAAGAGGAGGCAGACGTTTTCTCCGCACTGGAAGAGCCCAGGGTGTGCAGAGGTCTGGAGGAAGCTCTGGAAACGGTGGCACAGGCACTGAACAAGCTGGGGCCTTTTGATGGACTTCTTGGGTTCAGCCAGGGGGCTGCACTAGCAGCCCTTGTGTGCGCCCTGGGCCAGACGGGCGATCTGCGCTTCCCTTTGCCCCGATTTATCATCCTTGTGTCTGGTTTCTGTCCCCGGGGCCTTGGCCTCAAGGAACCCATCCTGCATAGCACTTTCTCATTGCCTTCACTTCATGTTTTCGGGGACACTGATCGTGTCATCCCCTCTCAGGAGAGTATACAGCTGGCTAGCCAGTTCCCCGGAGCCATCACCCTCACTCACTCTGGTGGCCACTTCATTCCAGCAACTGCATGCCAGCGCCAGGCCTACCTTAAATTCTTAGACCAGTTTGCAGAGTGA